A window of the Rhizobium viscosum genome harbors these coding sequences:
- a CDS encoding Lrp/AsnC family transcriptional regulator: MKLDRIDVKILHELQKNGRITNVELADLVALSPSPCLMRVKKLQAEGYIEGYSAQINVGKLGQTLTVFTEITLKNHRQIDFARFLAAIDKVEQVIECHLVSGGYDYLVKFVTSGIGEYQTIMERLTDMDVGIDKYFSFVVLKSPIVRAHMPLTSLFPL; this comes from the coding sequence GTGAAACTCGATCGAATCGACGTCAAGATCCTCCACGAATTGCAGAAGAACGGTCGTATCACCAATGTGGAATTGGCCGATCTCGTGGCGCTCTCTCCGAGCCCGTGCCTGATGCGCGTGAAAAAGCTGCAGGCAGAGGGCTATATCGAAGGCTACTCGGCTCAGATCAATGTCGGCAAGCTTGGCCAGACCTTGACGGTCTTTACCGAGATCACCCTGAAAAACCACCGGCAGATCGATTTCGCCCGCTTCCTGGCAGCGATCGACAAGGTCGAGCAGGTCATCGAATGCCATCTCGTTTCCGGCGGCTACGATTACCTCGTCAAATTCGTGACGTCAGGGATCGGCGAATACCAGACGATCATGGAGCGGCTCACGGATATGGATGTCGGGATCGATAAATATTTCAGCTTCGTCGTGCTGAAGTCGCCGATCGTCAGGGCGCATATGCCGCTG